In Citrus sinensis cultivar Valencia sweet orange chromosome 2, DVS_A1.0, whole genome shotgun sequence, a single genomic region encodes these proteins:
- the LOC102626288 gene encoding linoleate 13S-lipoxygenase 2-1, chloroplastic: MLNPQVHHQSQSIRTLCPLPKPFLRGNGQAFRPAQLNPSFKKASKIGVGFSPSNNSIKAIFNLTEKSTKVKAVITVKPIIPDPLALSSLVGALGLELVSAELDPKTGEEKPTIKGLALGVLGKDDDGNIKYKAELKIPASFGDVGAILVESDQLTEMYLQDIVLDGLPNGPVNLTCDSWIQPKIVDKQKRIFFTNKSYLPSQTPNGLKRLRAEELNNLQGDGQGERKRHERIYDYDVYNDLALPEIKELARPVLGGEEHPYPRRCRTGRPKSFADPASESRSVSIYVPRDEAFADIKLGQFSASSLYSGLHALVPFLEAILIDKDLGFSSLSDIDKVFNEGIELPPELKDQPLWQKILPILFKTVSNTGKEVFRFDTPETVDRDKFFWIRNEEFGRETLAGLNPYSIKLLSQLPLKSTLDPEIYGPPESAITTELIEQEIGGLMTVNEAIKQKKLFIIDYHDALLPYVGKLRQIEGSTLYGSRALFFLNPDGTLRPLAIELTRPPLDGKPQWKQVFTPSRHSTDSWLWTLAKAHFLVHDTGYHQLISHWLRTHCCVEPYIIAANRKLSAMHPINRLLKPHFRYTMEINAKARLILVNAGGLVETTFFPGKYSMEFSSVIYDKQWRFDHEALPKDLISRGMAVEDPNAPHGLKLTIEDYPFANDGLDLWDALKQWVTEYVNHYYTDPSLVESDEELQAWWTEIRTVGHADKKDEPWWPVLKTPQDLIEIVTTIAWVASGQHAAVNFGQYLYGGYFPNRPTMSRTNMPTEDQSEADWKSFLANPEDTLLQCFPSKMQAMQDMVILDTLSTHSPDEEYLGKEMEPAWGDDPVIKAAFEKFNRKMQELEGIIDDRNSNENLRNRTGAGIVPYELLKPFSGPGATGKGVPYSISI, from the exons ATGTTGAATCCACAAGTTCATCATCAGTCTCAATCTATCAGAACCCTATGTCCATTACCCAAGCCATTTCTCCGTGGAAATGGTCAGGCTTTTCGTCCAGCTCAGTTGAATCCTTCATTCAAAAAAGCATCCAAAATCGGAGTCGGCTTTTCTCCTAGTAATAACAGTATCAAAGCTATATTTAATTTGACTGAAAAGTCTACCAAAGTTAAGGCTGTTATCACTGTGAAACCAATTATCCCTGATCCTTTAGCACTTTCCAGTTTAGTTGGTGCACTTGGCTTGGAGCTTGTTAGCGCCGAGCTTGATCCAA AAACGGGAGAAGAGAAACCCACCATCAAAGGTCTTGCACTTGGGGTACTGGGCAAGGATGACGATggaaacataaaatataaagcaGAATTAAAAATTCCAGCAAGTTTTGGAGATGTCGGTGCCATATTAGTGGAATCTGATCAACTCACAGAAATGTATTTGCAGGATATTGTTCTTGATGGTCTCCCAAATGGTCCTGTGAATTTAACTTGTGATTCATGGATTCAGCCAAAAATAGTTGACAAACAAAAGAGAATTTTCTTTACTAATAAG TCATACTTGCCCTCACAAACACCGAACGGATTAAAGAGGTTAAGAGCCGAAGAGCTTAACAATTTGCAAGGCGATGGACAAGGAGAGCGTAAAAGACACGAAAGAATATACGATTATGATGTGTACAATGATCTTGCATTACCTGAAATCAAAGAGTTGGCACGACCAGTGCTTGGTGGCGAAGAGCACCCTTATCCAAGGCGTTGCAGAACTGGACGTCCTAAAAGTTTTGCCG atCCAGCCTCAGAGTCAAGGAGCGTCAGTATCTATGTGCCCAGAGATGAAGCATTCGCAGATATAAAATTAGGGCAGTTTTCAGCTTCGTCACTATACTCAGGGTTGCATGCATTGGTGCCATTCTTAGAAGCCATCCTTATCGATAAGGATCTAGGATTTTCATCACTCTCGGATATTGACAAAGTCTTTAACGAAGGAATTGAGCTGCCTCCGGAACTCAAAGATCAACCTTTATGGCAAAAAATTCTTCCCATATTGTTTAAGACCGTTTCTAATACAGGCAAAGAGGTTTTTCGGTTCGACACGCCAGAAACAGTGGATA GAGATAAATTCTTTTGGATAAGGAACGAGGAATTTGGTAGAGAGACTCTAGCTGGTCTCAACCCATACAGCATTAAATTGCTCTCG CAATTGCCACTAAAAAGCACGCTTGATCCTGAAATTTACGGCCCACCGGAATCAGCAATTACCACAGAATTGATTGAGCAAGAAATTGGAGGCTTGATGACTGTTAACGAG gctataaaacaaaaaaagttgTTCATCATAGATTACCATGATGCGTTATTACCGTATGTGGGGAAACTGAGACAGATCGAAGGCTCTACGCTGTACGGATCTCGAGCACTCTTCTTCTTGAACCCAGATGGCACATTGAGACCACTAGCCATCGAGCTAACTCGGCCTCCATTGGACGGCAAGCCACAATGGAAACAAGTGTTCACACCCAGTAGGCATTCTACTGACTCCTGGCTTTGGACGCTAGCAAAGGCTCATTTCCTTGTTCACGATACCGGCTATCACCAGCTCATTAGCCATTG GTTAAGAACTCATTGTTGCGTTGAACCTTACATAATTGCAGCCAACCGGAAACTCAGTGCAATGCATCCAATCAATAGACTGTTAAAACCTCATTTCCGTTACACAATGGAGATCAACGCTAAAGCTCGACTTATTCTTGTTAATGCTGGTGGACTCGTTGAAACCACATTCTTTCCTGGAAAATACTCTATGGAGTTCAGCTCTGTAATCTATGACAAGCAGTGGAGGTTTGACCATGAAGCACTACCCAAAGACCTTATTAGCAG GGGAATGGCTGTTGAAGATCCAAACGCTCCACACGGCCTAAAGCTAACAATCGAAGACTACCCATTTGCCAACGATGGACTCGATCTCTGGGATGCCTTAAAACAATGGGTTACTGAGTATGTGAATCACTACTATACCGATCCAAGTCTTGTAGAGTCTGATGAAGAGCTCCAAGCGTGGTGGACTGAAATTCGAACTGTGGGACACGCCGACAAAAAGGATGAACCATGGTGGCCTGTCCTGAAAACTCCTcaggatttaattgaaatagtCACAACTATCGCTTGGGTAGCATCTGGTCAGCATGCAGCTGTGAACTTTGGGCAATATTTATACGGAGGCTATTTCCCTAACAGGCCTACTATGTCAAGAACCAACATGCCTACTGAAGATCAATCAGAAGCAGACTGGAAATCCTTTCTCGCAAATCCTGAAGATACACTTTTGCAATGCTTTCCTTCAAAGATGCAAGCTATGCAAGATATGGTCATTCTGGATACGCTGTCGACTCATTCGCCTGATGAGGAGTATTTGGGGAAGGAAATGGAGCCCGCCTGGGGTGATGACCCAGTTATAAAGGCTGCATTTGAAAAGTTTAATCGCAAGATGCAGGAGCTTGAAGGGATCATTGATGACAGAAATTCGAATGAGAATTTGAGGAACAGAACTGGGGCTGGGATCGTGCCATATGAGCTCTTGAAGCCATTTTCGGGACCTGGTGCAACAGGAAAAGGAGTTCCGTACAGCATCTCCATCTAG